In the genome of Deinococcus planocerae, the window GCGCCGAACCGCTTCGAGGCGAGCTTTCAAGACCACGAGCGCATCCTGAGCGCGGTGCTCGCCGGGGACGCCGACCTGGCGAGCGAGCGCGTGCGCGAGCATCTGGAGTTCGGCAAGGTGTTCCTCGTCACCCTGCGCTGAGCTCTAGCCGGGCCGGGCCGTGACCCGCCGCTGGGGGGAGTCTGCGGCGGTCGCGCACGGCGGACCACGGGGCGCTCACCGTGGCGCCCGGCAGGGAGGTGCGCACGTTGATCCGGTCGCCCGGGAGGGTGAGCAGGTTGCCGCCGAACTCGGACGTGAGCCACCGATTCTCCAGGGTCAGGCCGTCCGCCGAGAGGAGGCTCTGATTGGACCTGAAGATGCCCAGGAAACCGGCGTAATCCGCACGCGGCACGACGAGGGAGGCGTTCACCGCGTCACGCTCCACGCTCCCTTGCGCGGCGTCCACAGTGGGCCGGTCAGGGTCTTGCCGGCGCGCGGCGCGCGTGACGGTGAAGTCGAACGCCCGGTCGTACAGGGCGCGGAGGGAGCCGACCTGCACGGCGGGCGTGCCCGCCCGGGGGTCGTTCAGGCGGGCGGCGGGCCCAGGATGCCGCTCAGGAACGCGAGGCGCGCGCCGGCCTGGGCGCTCTCACCGCCCTCGTGCCCGGCGAAGGGCCACACCTGCATCCGGGCCTCTCCCCCGTAGTGGTTGTAGGCCGCGTACACCGTGCTCGGCGGGCAGGTCTGGTCGTGCAGCCCCACCGAGAAGAGCGCGGGGGCCGTGGCCCGGGGGGCGAAGTTCACCCCGTCGAAGTAGCTCAGCGTCTGGAAGACCTGCTCCACCCGCTCGCGGTGCGCCCGGCAGTAGCGCGCGACCTCCACGTAGGGCACGGCGTCCGTGATCTGCACCGCCCGGCGGTGGTGGCACAGGAAGGGCACGTCGGCGAGCAGGGCCCGAACGTCCGGCACCAGGGCCGCGACCGCCAGCGCCAGCCCGCCCCCCTGGCTGATCCCCGCCACCGCGACCCGGCCCGGCTCCACCGCCGGGTGGGCGCGCGCCGCCTCCACCGCCCGCACCGCGTCGGTGATCAGGCGGCGGTAGTAGGCGTGGGCGGGATCGAGGACGCCCTGGGTCAGGAACCCCGGGTGGTGGGGGTCGCCGCGGCCTCCCGGGTCGGGCGTGTCGCCGTGGCGCCAGGTGCCGCCCTGGCCGCGGGTGTCCATCACGAGGTGCGCGTACCCGGCGCAGGCGTACAGCAGCCAGTCCCAGGGGTAGCCCCGGCCTCCCCCGTAGCCGACGAACTCCACCACGCAGGGCAGCGGACCAAGGCGGCGGGCGGGCAGCACCAGCCAGCCCTTGATCGGCTGTCCCCCGAACCCCGCGAAGGTCACGTCCCGCACCTCCAGGGTGACGAGGGGGGTCTGGACGGGAGTGAAGACCGGGTTCAGGGGAAAGCTGCGCGCCTCCTCCAGGGTCGCCTGCCAGAAGCGGTCGAAGTCCCCGGGCTCCTCGCGCGGCGGGCGGTAGCGTTCCAGCTCATCCAGGGGCAGGTCGAACGCGGCCATGCCCGCACCCTACCCGAGAATCGGCCCGCCGCCGAAGTCGGCGCCGACCGTGTGGAGCGCTCCGGGGCGGCCAGCCTCACAGCGGGACCCCCGTCACCTGAGGGGCCACCCTTTCGGTGATGGGAGCGAGAGAAGCGGCTGACCGGGAAAGACGGCGGCCTGCGTGGAGGTGAAGGGGTGCTTCCCTCCCCAGGGCACAACGGAACACCGCGGTCAGTTCTGGCGGCCCGGGGTGAGGAGCCGGACCATCCCCGCGTACCCCCGCCTCTTCGCGTGCTCCAGGGGCGTCACGCCGTCCCGGTCGGCGATCCCCGTGTCGGCGCCCGCCGCGAGCAGCAGCCGGACGATCTCGGTGTGACGCGGGCCTCCGTCACCGAGGATCACCGCCTCCAGCAGCGCCGTCCAGCCCAGGTTGTTCACGTGGTCGACGTCGACCCCCGTCTTGAGAAGTTCGCGCACGTACTCGACGTGGCCGCGGTCCGCCGCCGGAATGAGGGCCGTGCCGCCGAAGCGGTTCGTGCGTGTGAGGTCCGGCCCCGCCCGCAGCACCTCCCGCAGCATCGCCACGCTGCCCGTCTCGCCGGTGACGAGCAGGGCGTTGTTCCGTACCTGGTCCTGGGGGTCGGGGTCGGCCCCGGCGTCTACGAGGAGGCGGGCCACCGCCACGTGGTCCCCCAGCGCGGCGGCGGTCAGGGCGGTGCGGCCATCGGGGCGGCGGGCATCCGGAGACGCGCCGCGGGCCAGCAGGGTGCGGACTGCCGCCACGTCCCCGCGCCCGGCGGCCTCGATCAGCTCGGCGTTCAGGGTCACTCGGCTCACCTGGGAGGAAGGCGCGGGCGCCCCACCCGCCCCCCCCGCGGGGAGGGCGAGCAGGGCGGCCAGCAGCAGGAACTTCACCGGCTCAGCACCGTCGTCACGGCGTCCGTGGCGCACTTCTCGTCGATGGTGCCGCTGGGGGCGCCGCCCACGCCCACCGCGCCGACCACCGCGTTGTTCACGCGGATGGGCGCCCCGCCCGCCAGCACGAGGAAGCGGTCGATGCGGGCGAGTTCGGCGGAGGCGGGGTTGTTGCGGATGTTCTCGGCGATGGCCGAGGTCGCGTTGCGCGCCGACGCGCTGGTGTACGCCTTGCGGTAGGAGGCGTCCACCGTGTGCGGCCCGGCGTTCTCGGCGCGGGCGACGGCGAGCGTCACGCCCGCCCGGTCCACCACCGTCGCCGTGACGTTGTAGCCCCCCTGGGCGCAGTTCTGCACGGCGAGCTGGGCGATGCGGACAGCGGCGGACGTGCTCAGGCTGGCCTGCGTCACGGTCGGCGTGGTGGCGAGCTGGGCAGGCTGGGCCGTCTGGGCGAGGGCGGCGGGCAGGCTCAGGGCGAGCAGGATCGGCAGGATTCGCTTCATGCGCCCACTCTGGCGCGGGGGCGGGGGGCGGCACCATTCGCGTTCCTCCCGGGCGGCCTCCGTAGTTCTACGGACCCTCGCCCACGCTGGTGAGGTACACCCGGACGAGCTGCGCCAGGGAGTCCACCCCGAGCTTCTCGAACACGCTGGCGCGGTGGGTCTCGACCGTGCGGGCCGAGATGCCCAGCGCCCGGGCCGCCTGCTTGTTGCTCGCGCCCTCCACGATCAGGCGCAGCACCTCGCGCTCACGCGCCGTGAGCCCCGCGACGGCCCCCCGCGCCTCCCGGGTGGCGGCGAGCCGTTCCCGGCGGGCGAGATGGGTGCGGACCCCCAGCCCAATCGCCTCCAGCAGCGCCAGTTCGTCCACCGGCTTGGTGAGGAACTCCACCGCCCCCGCCTTGAAGGCCCGGCGGCACACGTCGATGTCCCCGTGCCCGGTGATCACGACCACCGGCAGGTCCACGCCCTCCCGGGTGAGCTGCTCCTGAAGCTGGAGCCCGCTCACGTGGGGCATCCGCACGTCGAGGATCAGGCAGCCGACCGCCTCCCGGTCGAACTCGGCCAGGAAGGCGCGCGGGTCGGGGTAGTCGCGCACGCCGAGCCCCACCGTGCCGATCAAGGTGGCGAGGGCGTCCCGCACCGCGTCGTCGTCGTCCACCAGGAACACGGTGGGCTCGGTGGCGGGGGGCCGGGTGGGGGAGGGGTCAGGCACGAACGCCCCCCGCCACGGCGAGCGGCAGGGTTACGGTGAAGACCGCGCCGCCCCCCGGCCCGTTCTCCCCCCGCAGGTCGCCGCCCATCCCCTGCACGAGCGTCTGGGACAGCGACAGGCCCAGCCCCAGCCCGTCCGGCTTGGTGGTGGTGAAGGGGGTGAAGAGACGCTCGCGCACCGCCTCCGTCAGGCCGGGCCCGGTGTCCCGCACCTCGACCCACACGTCCTCCCCCCGGCGGCGGGCCTCCACCCGGACCTCGGCTCCCGGCCCCCCCCGCGCGGCCTCGACCGCGTTGCGCACGAGGTTGAGGAGCACCTGTTCCAGATGCACCGGGTCGCCCCGCACGATCAGGGGAGCCGTGCCCGGACGCACGTCCAGCGTCACCCCCGCGAGGTCGGTGCCCAGGGCGGTGAGGGCGGCGACGTTTTCGAGAACCTGGTTCACGTCCACCCGGCGGGGCTGGGCCGGGGCCCGTTTCACCAGGGCGCGCAGGTGGGAGATGATGCCCGCCGCCCGCTTGGCCTGGGTGACGGTGGCCTCGACCGACCGATGCACCCGCGCCTCGTCGCGCTCCGGGTCGGCGAGCATCCGCAGGGCGGCCTGCCCGTGGCTCACGATGGCGGTCAGGGGCTGGTTGAGTTCGTGCGCGAGGCCCGCGCTCATCTCGCCCAGGGTGGAGAGGCGGGTGACGTGGGCGAGGGTCTGCTCGTGCTCGCGCCGCCGCCGCTCGCTCGCCTCCAGCGCCGCGACGACCCGGGCCCGGGCGGGCCCCACGTCGCGCAGCACGAGGACCCACCCGGCCCCCTCGCCGTCCTCGCCGCGCACCGGGGCCAGCGCTCCCTCGACCAATCGTGCGCCCTCCCCGGTCACGAGGGTGATCCCCTCGGGCAGCTCGGCGGGCGCAGGCTGATTCCAGAAGGCGTCCGGCTCGAAGGGCCGCTGCCCCTGGGTGGCCCGGAAGTGCGCCACCTCGCGCAGGTCGCGCCCCTCCGCGAGCGCGTCGCCCAGCAGGGCGCGGGCGGCGGGATTGGCGAGGCGGACCCGGTGCCCGGCGTCGGTGACCACCAGCGCCTCGCTGACGGCGTGGAAGGCGCTCCGGGCGCGCGCCCGCTCCGCCTGGAGGGCCCGCTCGGCCTCCCGGGCGGCGGCGCGGTCGCGCTCGCGCCCCTCGACGAGGCGCACCCATCCTCCGGCGGCCAGCGCGGCGAGGAGGGCGAACGCCGCCACGCCTCCCAGCGGCAGCTCGGCCCAGCGCAGCGGGTGTTCGCCCTCGAAGACGAGGGGTTGCCCCCCGTCGCCGAGCACCTTGCGTACCCGCAACACCGGCAGCAGGCCGTCCGCCGGGCGGGCCGGGTCGCCCACAGCCTGCTCGACCAGAGTCGCCCCGTCCCCCGGGCGGCGCAGCCGGAACGCCGAGGTCAGGTCCGTGAAATCCTCCGCCCGGAACAGGCGCCGGGCATCCACCCACACGCGCATGTCCGCGCGCGTGAGGGCGTAGAGCGCGGGGGCCGCCGGGTGCCAGCGCAACCCCGCCGGGTCGGGGGCGAGCGGGCCCGCGGGAAGCGCCGCGCCGCTCGGGCCGAGGTCCACGCACTCCGGGCGGCAGCGCTGCACCCCCACGATCTGCGGGTACTGCGCCCGCATCGCCCCGGCGTACTCGTGCAGGGCCGCGCCCCGCACCCCCGCGCGGGTGAGGGCGGTCAGGCTGGCGAGCACGGCTTCTTGCTGCTCGCTGCG includes:
- a CDS encoding acetylxylan esterase — its product is MAAFDLPLDELERYRPPREEPGDFDRFWQATLEEARSFPLNPVFTPVQTPLVTLEVRDVTFAGFGGQPIKGWLVLPARRLGPLPCVVEFVGYGGGRGYPWDWLLYACAGYAHLVMDTRGQGGTWRHGDTPDPGGRGDPHHPGFLTQGVLDPAHAYYRRLITDAVRAVEAARAHPAVEPGRVAVAGISQGGGLALAVAALVPDVRALLADVPFLCHHRRAVQITDAVPYVEVARYCRAHRERVEQVFQTLSYFDGVNFAPRATAPALFSVGLHDQTCPPSTVYAAYNHYGGEARMQVWPFAGHEGGESAQAGARLAFLSGILGPPPA
- a CDS encoding sensor histidine kinase, which codes for MIPPRRAAFLVWGLVTLLVGAAWLVTSARGAQARFETGARILHRVLSQRSEQQEAVLASLTALTRAGVRGAALHEYAGAMRAQYPQIVGVQRCRPECVDLGPSGAALPAGPLAPDPAGLRWHPAAPALYALTRADMRVWVDARRLFRAEDFTDLTSAFRLRRPGDGATLVEQAVGDPARPADGLLPVLRVRKVLGDGGQPLVFEGEHPLRWAELPLGGVAAFALLAALAAGGWVRLVEGRERDRAAAREAERALQAERARARSAFHAVSEALVVTDAGHRVRLANPAARALLGDALAEGRDLREVAHFRATQGQRPFEPDAFWNQPAPAELPEGITLVTGEGARLVEGALAPVRGEDGEGAGWVLVLRDVGPARARVVAALEASERRRREHEQTLAHVTRLSTLGEMSAGLAHELNQPLTAIVSHGQAALRMLADPERDEARVHRSVEATVTQAKRAAGIISHLRALVKRAPAQPRRVDVNQVLENVAALTALGTDLAGVTLDVRPGTAPLIVRGDPVHLEQVLLNLVRNAVEAARGGPGAEVRVEARRRGEDVWVEVRDTGPGLTEAVRERLFTPFTTTKPDGLGLGLSLSQTLVQGMGGDLRGENGPGGGAVFTVTLPLAVAGGVRA
- a CDS encoding ankyrin repeat domain-containing protein, with amino-acid sequence MRHGRRDDGAEPVKFLLLAALLALPAGGAGGAPAPSSQVSRVTLNAELIEAAGRGDVAAVRTLLARGASPDARRPDGRTALTAAALGDHVAVARLLVDAGADPDPQDQVRNNALLVTGETGSVAMLREVLRAGPDLTRTNRFGGTALIPAADRGHVEYVRELLKTGVDVDHVNNLGWTALLEAVILGDGGPRHTEIVRLLLAAGADTGIADRDGVTPLEHAKRRGYAGMVRLLTPGRQN
- a CDS encoding response regulator transcription factor, whose product is MPDPSPTRPPATEPTVFLVDDDDAVRDALATLIGTVGLGVRDYPDPRAFLAEFDREAVGCLILDVRMPHVSGLQLQEQLTREGVDLPVVVITGHGDIDVCRRAFKAGAVEFLTKPVDELALLEAIGLGVRTHLARRERLAATREARGAVAGLTAREREVLRLIVEGASNKQAARALGISARTVETHRASVFEKLGVDSLAQLVRVYLTSVGEGP
- a CDS encoding GlcG/HbpS family heme-binding protein, translated to MKRILPILLALSLPAALAQTAQPAQLATTPTVTQASLSTSAAVRIAQLAVQNCAQGGYNVTATVVDRAGVTLAVARAENAGPHTVDASYRKAYTSASARNATSAIAENIRNNPASAELARIDRFLVLAGGAPIRVNNAVVGAVGVGGAPSGTIDEKCATDAVTTVLSR